Below is a genomic region from Ziziphus jujuba cultivar Dongzao chromosome 7, ASM3175591v1.
TGATTAGTCTAGCTCTTTCTTGATTAGCTGAAATTAACATGCACTATGCAAGATTAATTTTGAGGCTTCAAAAACTTATTAATTCAATTAACaagtttttagatcaatgggaATTAAAAGATAGTGAAATAAGATTTCGGttgcatatatatagttcaTGAGTCACATAGTACTgaaaataatcaatatatatattattacaaaaaagaattgggaaaaaaaatgggGAGGTAAAAGCCGGTATTACATAGTTAATTTTAGCACAACGGCATCAAATCGTAAAGCAACATCAAACAGAGTTGGTGCTCCGATGTACGGAGGTTGCGCGGAGAAACTTGAAATAAAGATGGAGGTCATCAAGAATATATTCTCCTTTTCgtttacttatttgtttttggatatatatatatatatatatatatatttagataccTTTgccacatatattatatatgtttaagatATTGTTTggagaaagaggaaaaaagagagaaaacgaAGCTTTAAAAATTTCTATTGCTGTGTATAATCTGTTATAGCTTAAAATAGAAGCAGCTGCTCAGTATTTTATACTAGAACTAATACCAAGCTTACAATCCTACTCCAATACAAATAACCAGCTCACTTGCTTAAAACTGACACTTAACTAACTCTGACTTGGCAACCAAAAATAACAAATCTGCCAGCTAAGAGATGACGTGGCAATCAttccaacatatataaataaattgtttttttttttttccaaattattatTTAGGATAGATGGGAGATTTTAAACTCTAGATCattatttaaaatgatttacAAAAATGttcatttgtttttataatgcaacggattttgtatgtttttttattgttcaaaGGATCGAGATAATCCTTGTTTTCGGATGAAGAGCATAATTAGCTTTCTCCATATCCCTACTATTAGGACTAAATAAAACTTAAGACTGcctttgtttttcttgtttttacaATTTTGCTATGCAAGAGGTGATGATTAAATTCTTATCCATTATTAAATGATTATATTTGAACCCCATTGGTACTCCAAATTTGGTTAGGGGACTAATTACTTATGTCCCTTCTCATTCTTAATAAGCCTAGTGTTTATAAACCAGTTAGTATTAGTAATTactgcaaaaaaataataataataataaaatcttttattaGTAATGCCACTAGGTGATATAAGTATAACCATACATAACTTGCAGtcaactcaattttttttttcattgcaaAATAAGTAACTAATGAAATTTATTCCTCTTTCTTAATTCCCTCCTTAATCATATGGCCGTAATTCAAATTAATCCAACACGAGGGTTTAACAACATACATGGTAGAATAAAAGACCCATTAACAATCCACTTTGCCCTCTTAATGGCAGAATGAAACAATTTATAACTTTTCCAATGCAAACAATCATTTGGGTTACCCAAAAAatcaaacaaggaaaaaaaatagcGATAATACCATTGCCAAAAACAAAGTGTTTATTATGATTGTGAACGGGAAGTAATCTAACACGATGGATGAGTACACtttgaaatattaatattttggcaAGCACTTCCTAGCTAGCTAAATTGTAACCCCTGTTACCTCAATATTCATAACTTTTTTGGGACAGTCACACCCTCgtaactgaattttttttagtttttttggaaaaaaaaaaaagtaaaaaaaattaataataaagaaaaaaaaattaaagaaggtACACGAattgataatattaaattttttttttcttttttttttttcctatgagCTCTTCTTGGCTTGGCCACAAAGTATTGCATTTTGAGGGATATCATTCTCGGTGAAGAGGCTGTGTTCATTGTTCCAAACTCTCACATACAATTGTTGACCCAAATACCTCCTCGACCAGATTGCAGACCTTAAGTTCCACATTCCCTTGTTGTCCAACGAAACTAGTATAGCAGTCCAAGATTTTGGAAATACCtgcatttaataataatttcacatatattatcaaatatatatatatatatataaacctttAACAATATTAAAAGTGGATCCTAATTTGTTCAATCCAAAATTCTCTTCAGCACATTGTACCTGAATAGTGTGTCTGGGTATACCATCAGCCAAATTGTAGCGTTTCCTCATATCAGCAGTCCATTGCTGCTTAAGTCCATATCTGACATTCCAAAACAAACTAGTCGTAAATTAACAATTCTAGCAAATCCATACAAATGGGCGACATTAGCACATTATAACAGcactgtgtgtgtatatatatatttatataatatatgtgtacCCGACAATGTAGGAACTATATCCATCCAAATGCCAAGATTGAAGTTTGGATTCGTTGTTCTGGAAGACGATTTCGACAAAGTCATGAAGAGTAGTTCCTATAACAGAGGCACCGTAGACAGCAGGGCGGCCCGGGGTGGGAGTGTCCTTGATTGTGTTAAGGCTGAACACCCCAGGTATGCCAAACCAGTCAGCCAGTTTCAATGGTGTTTCTGGATCAACGTACGAGATCCCATTAACTGCGTATCGAAGCTTCCCACCAATCCTAGTTTCTGAATTGGCCAAAACAATTGTCCGGACAATTGGAATCGTCCCGTAATGGAATGAACCTTGTGGGTTTGGCCTTGCTGCATTGGCCGTCAAGTTCAATCTTCCATATATTCCAACATCACAAAAAAACATGTAACAAAATGTTAATTTATAAATTGGACGGTTCCATTAGATGTAATTCAttggatatattatatatatacctgACGGTCCTGGCTTGTTTCATGGACCAATGAATGTCACGAGTAGATGGACCTACGGGCAATGGTCCTTGGGCTCTGGACTGAGAACCAGCATAGCTTAGGATTGCAGTAGTAGTAAGAACTTTCTTTGTGAAACGGGAATTGGCAACAATGAAATAATCCTTGACTGAGCCATTTAATGTGACCAAAAATGCTGCTGATTGACCCACATGAATGTCAAAGGATTCGTACACTTCTTGCAGAGAATGAGCTCCTTCCACTTCCACAAGGGTCATCACATGCCCCTGAATCCTGAAGTTGATGGAAGTTTCCGTCCCAACATTTGAGACCCTGAATTTGTAGGTTTTTCCTGATAGATCCAAGCATATCCAAATCATTAATTGACGcccaatttgttattattgaatAAGGGTTTTGATTTTCCGTTAAATCGTTAATTAATCATgattatcctatatatatatatatatatatataattggcttACCTTTTTCTCCAGTGAAAACAGCACGACCATCAGGTAGACCATTTATGAGAAGAGCTTCAGGAAAAGGAAGGTAACTATAACCCTTGTCCAACCTGTTCTGTAAGGTctgcaaatatatatgtatatatattatttccaaattagAAAATTCTTTATTGTGATAGATTATGagctgaggaaaaaaaaaataacgtaaagcaaataaagaaattaattaattagtacgAACCTTGGGATCAGCCTTGAACCAATCGCCAATGAGGAGGTTAAATTCTCCATCAAATTTGGGATATGGGATTGAAATGACGGACCTCTGTGCAATATTAAAAGCCCCAAAACCACCAGCAAATCTGTGCAATCCAGTGGAAGGGAAATAGGTAAATGTTCCGATCTGATCCTTTGTCTGAAACTTGTAAGTCCAGTTTGTGTTTGGTGGGATTGGGCAATTTGTTCCCAGCACTCCATCTTGCCATGAAGTCTTTCTCTGTTTCACTCCGTTcctgattaattaattgatttccaAACGAGCcacaaattaattttccaaacaACTAGCTAATCATAAACATTATTTTACATTTAGATtaaatatacgtatatatatatatatatatgaaaatattttactaaGCGACATTGAGCATGGTATGTTGTTAAACAACTTTTAAATTCAAAGTATTTCAGTGATGAATTAAAACGCTGCCGAACAATATCCGACACGCCCAGTAAaatattcatgtatatatatatatatatatatatatgtatatatactaaaGTTTAGTTACCATGTAATGAGGAAAGGTTCGTCCAGTTTATTAATGACATTTACAACAATGTTATTATTAGTAACGCAATCAATTGTAGGGCCTGGAAACTGTCCGTTGATAAGAATACCCTGGaacatattttcatataaagtatagaaaaaaaattattaaataagatATATGTAAGATGTGAAAAtcataaagtaattaattaaagacTTTCAAAAAGCTAAGCTATTTCCAATAATGTTTAACCTTTTGAGGATAACCTAGTGGGGAAATGGTTCCATATGTTACAGTCCATGTGTAATATAAGTATGGGTCTTCTGCATTGACGTAGAATCCACTCAAGCAAACCAATGTTCCCAAGAAAATGTGCAGGAAAATGGCCTGCCTCATTTTTATCTTTGTATGTTTCTTCAAAATCCACGTATTTATCTGCTCAAAAACAACATTGTAAACAAATTAAGccaattagattaattaataatcgaCTAACAAAcatatctaataattttttttttctgttcaaAATTaacatgtattaattatgctcTTAAAAGATTTAATCTCAATTCTTTAGCCCattataatgaaattaaatagATTTACATGGATAAGAATTATTATCGAATTAATTCTCATCATGAAGGAAACCAaattctttggtttttttttgttttttttttttttttccttcttggaCAAACATTTTGTTtgacatatatacacacatgcaAGAAACAATTAACTTCCAACCCAGAAATAATGCAATTAATAAAGcaaatttatattcattttaaacaGAATTTCATTCTTAAGATTCTGCCTAGAGCTAGTAGAGGAGCTACGAATATTAAATATCATGCATACCTGAATTGATTCAGTTCCTTCACAACCAAAGTAACTGCTAGGAAGATGTATTATGTGTAATGGCAAATGACAATATTGGTTGAGTGGTGCAAACACAAAGCTAAAGGCTTTATATAAAAAGCAGAGCAGGACGATGAATGGAGAGGAAGAAGAGGTCAGGAAGAGATCCTGGCGGTGCCAGAGTGGACAACACGGTCACGGAAACCAAGGGACTCACCACGACCCATGGCCAAAGCTCATTTGCGGCGCACTTCATGCGATCAACTACATGTTCATTCACAGCTCAGtttatcttaaaaaaactataaatttaataaatcacAACCCACGTTAATGGTTTCAATATTACACATCCACTGGATGACATTGAccttaattttctgttttttttttttttttttcttagaaataatttttatttttttattttttatgtatgtatgtttctAATTAATTGCAGTGGTTTCTATTTTCTAATATTACTGCTATGAAAAGAATATGATGAGTTAAGAGAGAGAGTGTGGAGTTGGACTTGGAGACTTGGACTTTGTCGGTGAGTGGTGGcgggaaggaaagaaagaaagatctAACACCAAGCGGGAGCTTCGCAGCCGAGAACGGAtcgttattaatttttcaattaattctgatttcatttcaatttttaatattaattagacaaaaaaaaaatatatatatatatatatatatatatatatatatacatatatattttaatttcttaggtGAACGCGGAGAGTTGAACTGAAGTTGTAGCTTTATAGATCTCTCGCTGATCACATGGTGGAAATGAGCAAGCTCCGAGAACAATGGGAGGGCCATGTTGTCATTTTACAGTTTTCTCTTATTTggtttctttctcttctctctctatttttgtTACGCAGTTCTTATTCTCAATGGCCTCATGtaacaatttgtttttgatcttcttTCATAGTCTCTCTTATAGAATTCATGTCTCAAGACGACAAGCTATCAAAAAAAGCAAATCCCTTTGGTTTTGGTCCCTCATTAGAGAATTATGGGTTTAAGGATGGCACATTTATATTTCACCATATGATTAGATGTAATCATATGgtattaaatatttaacttatttattcatttttaaaatttgtttttgtgtatttaCCATGATGCTAATTCACACTTTCACTGATCAGTACCACAAGCATCAGTTCTAGCTAACAATCAGTACTACCTACTTGTATTCTTTGGGATAGTCCGTCCTGAGTTTAAATTGAAATACTTCTTGTCAAAcactatcaaatttaaaaataaatgaacaatttttttattttttattttttgggtgaattccTGTTTCAGTTTATACCACTTTCAGAAATGGTAAGCTAAAATTATATCCAAAATGTCGTTTCTTACATATTCAGGAGAGGATGGCaggaaaaaaaggttaattaaaGAACAAGGATAGACAAAGTATCTGTATGAGCACAAGTACAACTCTTAGCTTAATTAGTACAATAATAATCTTGATAAAGTCAAACTTTAAAGAAGCTATATTAATGGGCAAGTCAACTATTAGGTTTTAACTTAAAATGAATCCCAAGAACAGATCTCATGGGGGAAATAATATttccctcttcttcttcatcttgttAATTTACATattctatcaattttttttagggGTTGTACATGTGCATGTTGGAGGCGGACGATAATAATTACACATGCCCTACGTGAAAGTTGAGAGTTGAAACTCAATTCCAACACACGTGATATTAAATTCTCATCACGTGACCATGATAGAACTTGGTCCAACACTACCAACTAATCATCTTCCACTTCCCTATTCGGCTATTCCTTAACTTTTCTATGTGGCTTTTCAGATATCTATAATTTTTCTCCTGTTTGGTAGAACAGAGGGCTTTCACTCTGCACTGCACTGCTAAGCTCTGTTTAACTGTACTCCAACTCTTGGTTATTGTAACTTGTAAGGACGTCACTACGTTTTAAGACCCTCTAATTCACAAGGTTGGTACCCTCCAATGAATCACTTTTTGTTtgccatttttattattattaatgaattCTGAGCTCTATTTTCAGCTCAAAGTATTCAGCTCACCCTCACATTCTTAGATGTATAACAGGATCCTTTTGTGGACCTTGGAGGACTAGATAAGCTAACCGCAGTTGGCGCATGATTTTTGTTCTTAATTTCCAAATTCTATTcgttttattttctattgtgTAGATATATGGAAGAGTTAAGTATGTTTCTATATTGTtccataaaaatcaaaataaaaagtttctTCGTATATTGTTTGGGTAGCATTACTATAATCGGGATTGCATCAGGATGGATATGAATTGGTTATTATGCTGGGTTGATCTTTTGGCTATAATCAAATCAGATTTTGTTGGATTTCCTCTTaattgtttctttcaaaaaactACATGAACTCCCTTACTCTCTTTGCCTAACTAAAAGTCTTTAAGGAATTTTGGacctttttatttcttaattttattgtaccaaaatataaaatctaaaacaattcaaaaatttgaaactttCAAGAATCACATATTATAAAGAATAGGATAAAAGtatattttgaaacttttaaggatcacatgtttatatatatatatacatacacatttcTAAGCGATGACTCAAattatggtatatgtgatatttaaaaaatattggaatTAGTTAGACGTTAGGATTATGAATATATGATCCAACAAATCCAACTAGGTTCAAGTTTAAAATTCTTAAACTAACCCAATATTTCAAAAGATATTAAGATCTAATTGAAATAGATCAATTTAAATTGCTTGCGTTAATTTTCTTTTCGCTTTTTTCAGATCTTAAAACACCCATAGGTATTGTTTGCAACTCGAACTCGCTTTCTTACAATATTCGCCGCCCCGggggccggggggggggggggggggagtgtGCGGGGGTGggggaacaaaagaaaaaaagaaagtcattTTACTCTGTCATTAGGGGCCCCAATCCAGAATTAAGAAGTATGAAACCAAGTTCCAGCCAACCTCGAGAAATCCTATGCGTCCATTAACTTTGCTGGGCCCACAGTCCACCAGTAGACAGCTTAATCGAAAATGTGGAGGCCAATGATCGGCCCAGcaaaagaatttgaaatttaaaaaaaaaaaaaaaaaaaaaaaaacggaggTTACCTAGAAGGCTGGGATCAATGCCTGATTTTTCAAGATATTTTTTAGATAGGCACAGTTGCAAAGCTGATTTCTGAAAACAAAATACTAAAAGCCAAAAGGCGTTCTCTGATTTCATCTAAATAATTTTAGGTATACAAACAAAGATAAATTTTCTAAGCAAAGAAAATAAccacttttgtttttcttcttttttttcctctcaattttcATTCCCTTTTTTAGTCAAGCTCTCATGACTTGGAAACCATAATTCAACTAATTAATGACTCTAAGGGTGTTTCCCCACAGCTTTGCCGCAAAGTAGAACATTAGAAGGAATGTCGTATTCATTTGCAAGGCTGTGGACCGGATTCCAAACCCTGAGATAGAATTGTTGTCCAAGATACTGTCTTTCCCAAATTGCAGACCTCAAGTTCCACATACCTTGGTTGTCCAATGCCACCAATATTGTTGTCCAAGAGTTTGGATACACCTTCAGGAGATTCAATGCATGATCAGAATCCagtaaataaagcaaattattatggaaaaggtAAGAATAATGAACTTGAGCATCATCGTCAGAGCTTTTTCTTCATGTATATATAGTTGCTGTTCAACTTGACAGTTACAAAAGATAGAAGATGCCATGTTCTAGTAAGAGTTGATATCGATGATAACACAGCTATGTAAGTGTTTTGCAATTAAAAAGACAAAATGTTTTTGACAAATAAGTGAATCCATTTGTTTTGCATAATGCTGCCAAGAAACATAACCAAAAACCTTTTTGAAATGCTTTTGGCCCTCAAAAGAGTTTTGTGAAAAACAGATGGagtttaagaaaatatattgaGTATTTATAACTCTTACAGCAGTCAGAAGGACAAAATTAGCATatgtaataaaatttattaaagaatCATGTGAATCTTATTTCACTACCTGAGCAGTATGTCTAGTAAGAGCatccactaaattgtatctgcTTCTGCTTTGTGGTGTCCACTTTCCGAAGCCATAACTGTATGTTTAGTTGACACAAGTAATTATAATAGATCCTTCCCATCCACAAGAAGT
It encodes:
- the LOC107424714 gene encoding L-ascorbate oxidase homolog — encoded protein: MRQAIFLHIFLGTLVCLSGFYVNAEDPYLYYTWTVTYGTISPLGYPQKGILINGQFPGPTIDCVTNNNIVVNVINKLDEPFLITWNGVKQRKTSWQDGVLGTNCPIPPNTNWTYKFQTKDQIGTFTYFPSTGLHRFAGGFGAFNIAQRSVISIPYPKFDGEFNLLIGDWFKADPKTLQNRLDKGYSYLPFPEALLINGLPDGRAVFTGEKGKTYKFRVSNVGTETSINFRIQGHVMTLVEVEGAHSLQEVYESFDIHVGQSAAFLVTLNGSVKDYFIVANSRFTKKVLTTTAILSYAGSQSRAQGPLPVGPSTRDIHWSMKQARTVRLNLTANAARPNPQGSFHYGTIPIVRTIVLANSETRIGGKLRYAVNGISYVDPETPLKLADWFGIPGVFSLNTIKDTPTPGRPAVYGASVIGTTLHDFVEIVFQNNESKLQSWHLDGYSSYIVGYGLKQQWTADMRKRYNLADGIPRHTIQVFPKSWTAILVSLDNKGMWNLRSAIWSRRYLGQQLYVRVWNNEHSLFTENDIPQNAILCGQAKKSS